The Desulfobotulus pelophilus region CCGGTATCCAGCCTTTCCAGCTCACCTTTGCCGCCAACGCAATAAACGGCTTCCAGATGGTTTTTGTACCAGATCCGGGTTTCCGTACCGGCGAAAATGGTGGTTTCATGGAAAGAGAAACCCATGCCATCCTTTGCCAGAAGAAAACGGCGGCTGACCCAATTGCCGTTGGCAGCTTTTTTATCCCGCTCTGTTCCGATAATTTCTTTGAGGGTGCGAACAATCATACTTTTCTCCTGTTTTGTTGGGATGCCAGGCATGCGAATGTAAAAAGTTGGCCATAGTGTCCGGTATGGTGTATCCCGAAATTTCATGGGCTTTGCTCCGTGGCAAGGCATACCGGGCTATTGGCAATTGAGTTTGCAACAGAGCTTCGCAGGCCGCCTGTGCGAAAAAAGCGGTCAACTGCCTGATTCGTCATGCAAGCAGCAAAATCAGATTTGTCAGGGTGGTAACCAGGCTTTTTGCTTGAGTGACGCAGGGTTTTTGCCGATCCCGAACAGGTCAAGAAGCTCTAGGAATAAGATTGCGTCACGGGCAAACAGCCATGGTGCCTGTGTCTCTGTCTCGCAGGTATGGAACGTAGAGGCTTGTGCTGATCAGTTACAGGAATTTTTGCAGGGCAGCCCCCCTTCCGGGGCTGCCTCGTTGGTTCTGTGTTTAAGCAATTTCTCTTTCTTTGAGAACGTCCTTGACGCTGTCTGCAATGATGGCCAGCCCTTCCTTGAGAAGCTCTTCTTCAATAACAAGGGGTGGCAGCAGCTTGAGAACCTGTTTTTCAGCGC contains the following coding sequences:
- a CDS encoding ectoine synthase, which encodes MIVRTLKEIIGTERDKKAANGNWVSRRFLLAKDGMGFSFHETTIFAGTETRIWYKNHLEAVYCVGGKGELERLDTGEIIPISDGTMYALNGHESHLLRASEDMRLVCVFNPALVGTEDHNKDGVYATPEEETGKA